The genomic region TTCAATTCCTTATGGGATTGAATGATATCTATGATCACGAAAGAAATCAAATACTTATGATGGATCCTGTACCTGGAGTTAGTAAGGCTTACGCAATGATCCTCAGAGTAGAGAGACAAAGGGAGGAACAACCAAACACTTCTCAAAACATGGCAATGCAAGCATATAAAAGCCTTGAATTCCAAAAGAATTTTCAGAAGCAGAGAAATTTCCCAAATAAGAAGCTGCAGATTTGCAAAGAGTGTGGAAAATCAGGACACCTTAAGAAAGTTTGcttttaaatatatggatACCCTGACTGGTACAAGGCACTCATGGAGCAAAGGAAAGGGAATTTAGTCACAACAAACAAGGCAGCTGCAGCCATTGATGTAAAAACCATTGAAACTAGTATTGTGGATGGAAAACCATCACTGAAATGCTAAGGAATGATTTCCACAAATTTCTTGCAGAATTGAAGCCCCAAACACTGCCAAAACCTGATGATGacagatataatttctcaagtaAAATTGCTTCACCTAATGCATTTAATATTAGAGATTCTAATACATGGATTGTTGATAGTGGATCCACATCTCATTTGTGCAATACTGAAATTATGTTTGCTAATGAAAGAACCAACTTATCCAATGTCTTTATACACTTAGCTAATGGTACTAAACATGCAGTCAAGAAAACTGGGGACATAATACTTAATAACAAGATTACATTGAAAGATGTCTTATATGTCCCTTATTTACAATTCAATCTACTTTCTGTCAGCAAATTATGGGACTGAACATCTTGTCAAGAAAATCGGAGACATAAAACTTAACAACAAGATTACTTTGAAAGATACTTTATATGTTCCTGATTTAGAATTTAACTTGCTTTCTGTTAGCAAGCTTTGTAAAGCTTTTCCTATTAAgattaaatttcttgaatcttgTTGTGTTGTGCAGGACCACAAGACTAAAGAAGACATTGCAATGGCCTGCTTAGTAGGttaactttatattttgaattcacAATCATTTGACAGAAACATCATAGATCAAACCATTCACAAATGTAGTGAACTTGGCCTTCATGCCTCTCATGTATCACTAGAAACATGGCACAAGAGATTAGACATTTGTCCCATAATGTACTTTCACATACTAGACTGCCAAAACTTGTTAAGAATCATGATTTTACATGTGCAGTGTGTCCACAAGCTAAACAACAAAGATTACCATTTCCTAATAGCACTTCTGTTTCTAAACATTGTTTTGAGCTTATTCATATGAAACCTGTGGGGTCCTTATAATGAGTATTCCATCTCTAAATGTTCATATGTACTTACCATAGTTGATGATTATTCTAGATGTACTTGGACTTATCTCTTGCATCAGAAATCCCAAACTTTAGAACTTCTGAAATACTTTCATAAAATGGTTTTCACGCAATTTAACTGCAGAATCAAAGGGATTAAAAGTGATAATAGGTCTGAATTCATGGGggaaaattgtcaaaatttctttaaaagtgAAGAAATCATTCACCAAACTACTTGTACATACACCCCACAACAAAATGGGATTGTAGAGAGAAAGCATAAACATCTTTTGCAAATAGCTAGATGCCTTATGTTTCATGCCAacttaccaaaaatattttgggctGAAGCTATCCTAACTTCTACTAATCTGATAAATAGAACGCCCACCCCTTTGTTAAATTGGAAAACTCCTTATGAAGTTCTTTTTAATAAACCTATAGACTATTCATTTCTTGAAGTCTTTGGTTGCATGTGTTTTGCTACTAATAATGTACCtcacaaatcaaaatttgatgtaagAGCAATGAAGTGTTTCCTAGGATATGCCCCTAACCAAAAGGGATATAAAGTATATGATTTGACTAAGGAATGTATGTTGATTTCTAGGGATGTTGTTTTCTATAAAGATGTATTCCCTTATGCTAACAAACCTAATGATCCTATAACCTGCTCATTGCATGTTGTTCCTTCTGAAAGTGATTTGAATGACACAGATTTTCTTGAAGAACATGATAATGTGATAAGTAGTAATGATACAGATCatgcagatgataatcaaGATAATACTACTTACTTAGAAGATCTTCCAGACAGATATCCCAACCTGTTAGATTTCAGGACTACATATGTTCTCATGCAGAAAATGGTTCTGATATACCTTGTATTATACAATCATCCCATATACACAAATGTCTACATACAGCTACTGAAAACCTTGTGGAACCTAGAACGTTTAATGAGGCTGTCACAAGAAAGGAGTGGATAGAtgcaatgaaaaatgaaataaaagcacTTGAGAATAACAAAACATGGGAAATAACCAAATTACCCAAGGATAAAAGGCCTATAGGGTGCAAATGGATCTATAAACTCAAACTAAAACAAGATGGCTCAATAGATAGATATAAAGCTAGATTGATTGCCAAAAAGTACAACCAAATAGAGGGTGTGGACTACCTAGACAGTTTTTCACCAGTTGTCAAAGCTGTAACAATTAGAATTCTACTTGCCATAGCTGCTAAACATAACTGGCACTTACATCAATTGGACATTAACAATGCATTCTTGCATGGTTTTTTGGATGAAGAGATTTATATGATGCCTCCTAAAGGATACACCATTCCTAAGGATCATGTTTGTAAACTTAAAAGATCTCTTTATGGGCTCAAGTAAGCCTCTGGATAATGGAACCAAGAGTTTACttttcaattacaaaattatggaTTTATCCAACCAAAATTTGATCATTGTTTGTTTACAAAACACACTAACAATGGGTTGTTTTGTCTCTTAGTTTATGTGGATGATGTTCTACTTACAAGGTCTTGTAAAAGGACCATAGCAGACATTAAAAATTACCTGCATAACATGTTCACTGTTAAGGATGGGGGAAGCCagattttttcttggtttAGAAATATGCAGGTCAAAAGATGGGATTGTGCTATCTCAAACTAAATACACAAATGACATCATCTCTGATGTGGGATTATCTCAAGCAAAGGCTGCAAACACCCCTCTCCCAGCAGGGATTAAACTGAGCAACAATGAAGAGGAGCAAATGCAAAATCCACAGGCCTACAGAAAACTGTTAGGAAGACTGTTGTACTTGGGGTTCACAAGACCTGATATATGCCATGGAACTCAGCAACTAAGCCAATATATGCAGCATCCAAATAAGTCACATTGGGATGCAGCTTTGCATctagttaaatatttaaaggGTACAGCTAACAGAGGTCTTTTGTTTAATGCAGATAATGATTTTCAGTTGCAAGCCTTTTGTGACGCTGATTGGGCAAGTTGTAAGCACACAAGAAGACAGGTTATTGCATCTTTATTGGAAAAGCATTAATCTCgtggaaaacaaaaaagcaaGCAACGGTTTCCTGATCGTCTGCAGAAGCAAAATACATAAGCATGGTCACCACAACCTGTGAATTAACATGGATTTACAACTTGCTTCAGAACTTTCAAATACATCCTTCTACACCCATCCAACTTCATTGTGACAATCAAGTTGCCCTCTACATTACAGCCAATCCAGTCTTCCATGAGAGGACAAAACATATCGAGATCGATTGCCATTTAgttagagataaatataaagaaggATTCATCTCACTTCTACATATTTCTTCAAAACTGCAGCCTGcagatttatttacaaaagcGTTACCAGGACCTAGATTCAGCCATATATTGTCCAAGTTGGGTTTTGTTAATATCTTAACAAGTCCCACTTGAGGAGGGAGTGTAAAAGAGCAGCAAACAATCAAGCTTCATTTCGGAGCTCTGTCTGTAGATGTTCTGCTGAAGGTTGCTGTGTTTTTATTCTTCGATggtgaagaaagaaagaaacgttTATTTGTAGTATCACGCTTTTATTCGTTATTAGCAACTTTGTTAGTTGTTGTTAGCCACTCACTGTAACAGTTGCATTTCTTTTCTCGCATCTGcgcttttattaattagtaatagcGATTTAGTTGTCAAGTTAGTTGAGGATAGCTGGCTTATAAATATCTGTatccctcttcttcttctaacAAGAAAAACAGAGGTCGACTGATTACTGCtgaataaattttgtacgtttcTCCACTCACTTCcaattttcatctttctcaCATGGAATTCTTCATCTCTTCCGCTGCCAATTTTACAAAAACTCCCATATAGAGAAAAACACGGTTTCAAATAATGAGGCAAGTGGTTGCAGCTCATTGACAAAATCTGTAGGCACCTGTTATCATTTGTCGTTGCAAATGAATTTACGTTGTCTTCAACATTCTTCCAGTACTCCTGTGTTCTATTCGCCTTTGAGAGTAAAGCACCAGCCACAAGCACTGCCAAGGGAAGTCCTTGGCAGTATTCTGCAATCTTCTTTTCCTAAATTTTCCAAGTCAGGAGGACAACTTTCCCCTTCAAACACTTTCCTATGAAGTAGATTCCAGCTCTCTCTGGTGCTTAGGAAACGCACATGATCAATAGGGCCATTGGAGTTGACGTAAACAGCCACATTCTCCAGCCTACTAGTCAACATGATTCGACTTCCGTTATTGTCGTTTGGAAATAATCTTTGGACATAGTCCCACACCCCTTTATCCCACAAAATCATCCATTACGATCAGATACCTATAACCCTTTAGGCTCCTATACAGATACTCTGCTAATTGTTCATTGCTGCCTTCTTTCATCTTATCAATGGGCTTTTTCATACAacttaaattatattcttgaGAAATAGATACCCAAGCAGTGAATATACAAGTAATAAGTAATAAATGGATCATTGTAAACATTTGCAGCAAGAGCAGTCTAAACAATACCTCCCATCCCCACGATTGAGATGATCTCGAGCTTTGATGGCATTCCCCTCAGCTGCTCCTTTATTTGTATCAATTCCTCATCATGTCCCACCACATTGTTCTCAACACTACAAACGGTTCTTCATGATTCAGCGGGCAGAGAACCCGTTGCTTGCTGATTGCAAATACTATAGAATTCCTGAATCTTAGTTGCCTCTCCGTGAATTGCatcaatttcttcaattacTTTCTGCAAGTCTTGGCAAAAGAGTTCATACCACTTGTCTTCATTCGGCATGGCATTTGAAAGAAGCTGCTTCGAGATGTGTGAATCAATGATGTCCTCTGCTGCATATGCTACATCTTGGGCTCTTTCTTCAAACGTTTCACGCCCTCGCTGCTGTTTGTTGAAGAATGATCCTCTAGAAATGCTCGTAGGAATCCAATcttttcatgtatatattgcatttgttGCTTACCATGAAGGATTCTAGATCGATTCGAGTGAATGATTTGATCAAGATTCTTCATGAATGATGTAAGAGCAACATGAGCCATGTCCGATCACTCCCCGCAGAAACAGACACATACACAGGCATTTGCAGCCCTTTGCGAAGAATTACTACTTGTTTGTTAAGTAGGCAAGTAGGCAGGTTGATTATAGTAACTATGTAACCACCAGTTATTTGAATTGTTTCTCAGAAATTATAGCGTTATTCTACTAGCATGCCTCTACAAAGAGTCCAGATTATCACCCACATTATAAAttaggattaaatgcaatttatcccgtAAAATAcgaaatgaggaaaaaaaggCAGCAAATTATCCTCTATGTTGATAGactaaacataatttttccctatatgattgcacatatatatatttatttatatgtatatatatctaacaATATGGTAATAGAatgaattcataattaaaaatatttacttttcaatatttaaagtAACTAATAgggatatttattataataaaaagattcaaaattctgaaaatttagatgttcGTCAAAATTGCTCAGTTATGGTTAACGGATGCCCTTCAAATATAATAGgcataattacactttcctctTAGGAgcttgatgtaattatacataaattttctttaatttaaaaaattatacttaatacCTCAGTAGTTtcttctgtctaacaaataggttcttcaattagtaaaaaatttactgaatttgatgatattaacaaaagatctgaatgaaaattgatatttgccCTCGATTGACTGGCTTATTACAGGCCAAACAATTTTTCTTCGATTAAAGtatccttataacggtgaagttATACCTCGTCTCATGCATTAAATTGACCTAATTAGGGCCCATTTAAAAGCCTAGGTCGACCACCTCAAGATCGATCATAAATAGTAACGGGTTG from Sesamum indicum cultivar Zhongzhi No. 13 linkage group LG3, S_indicum_v1.0, whole genome shotgun sequence harbors:
- the LOC110011700 gene encoding uncharacterized protein LOC110011700, whose translation is MGEARFFLGLEICRSKDGIVLSQTKYTNDIISDVGLSQAKAANTPLPAGIKLSNNEEEQMQNPQAYRKLLGRLLYLGFTRPDICHGTQQLSQYMQHPNKSHWDAALHLVKYLKGTANRGLLFNADNDFQLQAFCDADWASCKHTRRQVIASLLEKH